A portion of the uncultured Bacteroides sp. genome contains these proteins:
- the rplQ gene encoding 50S ribosomal protein L17 has protein sequence MRHNKKFNHLGRTASHRSAMLSNMACSLIKHKRITTTVAKAKALKKFVEPLITKSKDDTTNSRRVVFSNLQDKFAVTELFKEISVKIADRPGGYTRIIKIGNRLGDNAEMCFIELVDYDDNMAKEKATKKSTRTRRSKRATNEVEEAVIESSSEAQAIEGSKEIK, from the coding sequence ATGAGACACAATAAAAAATTCAATCATTTAGGTCGTACTGCTTCTCATAGGTCTGCCATGTTATCTAATATGGCATGTTCTTTGATCAAGCACAAAAGAATCACTACGACTGTTGCCAAAGCTAAAGCTTTGAAGAAATTTGTAGAACCTTTGATTACTAAATCTAAAGATGATACTACAAATTCACGCCGTGTCGTTTTTAGCAATCTGCAAGATAAATTTGCTGTTACTGAGCTATTTAAAGAAATCTCAGTAAAGATAGCGGATCGCCCAGGTGGATATACGCGTATTATTAAAATTGGTAATCGTCTAGGGGATAATGCCGAAATGTGTTTTATCGAACTAGTTGATTACGATGATAATATGGCTAAGGAAAAGGCAACGAAGAAATCTACTCGTACTCGTCGTTCTAAGAGAGCAACTAATGAGGTTGAGGAGGCAGTAATTGAAAGTTCATCAGAAGCTCAAGCAATTGAAGGATCTAAGGAAATAAAGTGA
- a CDS encoding DNA-directed RNA polymerase subunit alpha encodes MAILAFQKPDKVLMLEADPKFGKFEFRPLEPGFGITVGNALRRILLSSLEGFAITTIKIEGVEHEFSSVSGVKEDVTNIILSLKQVRFKQVVEEFESEKVSITVENSNEFKAGDIGKYLTGFEVLNPELVICHLDSKATMQIDITINKGRGYVPADENREYCTDVNVIPIDSIYTPIRNVKYLVENFRVEQKTDYEKLLLEITTDGSIHPKEALKEAAKILIYHFMLFSDEKITLENTDVDGNEEFDEEVLHMRQLLKTKLIDMDLSVRALNCLKAADVETLGDLVQFNKTDLLKFRNFGKKSLTELDDLLESLNLSFGTDISKYKLEKE; translated from the coding sequence ATGGCGATATTAGCATTTCAAAAACCTGATAAAGTATTGATGTTGGAAGCGGATCCTAAATTCGGCAAATTCGAATTTCGTCCGTTGGAACCCGGTTTTGGTATTACTGTAGGTAATGCGTTGCGCCGTATTCTTCTTTCTTCATTAGAAGGTTTTGCTATCACTACTATTAAAATAGAAGGTGTGGAGCACGAATTTTCTAGTGTGTCTGGAGTGAAAGAAGATGTTACCAACATTATCTTGAGTCTTAAACAGGTGAGATTCAAGCAAGTTGTTGAAGAATTCGAGAGTGAGAAAGTAAGTATTACAGTTGAGAATTCAAATGAATTTAAAGCAGGTGACATAGGAAAGTATTTGACTGGATTTGAAGTGTTAAATCCTGAATTAGTTATTTGTCATTTAGATTCTAAAGCAACTATGCAGATTGATATTACTATTAACAAAGGCCGTGGTTATGTTCCTGCTGACGAAAATCGTGAGTATTGTACTGATGTTAATGTAATTCCAATTGATTCAATTTATACTCCTATACGTAATGTCAAATATTTGGTGGAAAATTTTCGTGTCGAACAAAAGACGGACTACGAAAAATTACTGCTTGAAATTACAACGGACGGTTCTATTCATCCAAAAGAAGCTTTGAAAGAAGCTGCAAAAATTCTGATTTATCATTTTATGCTATTTTCCGATGAAAAAATAACATTAGAAAATACAGATGTTGATGGCAATGAAGAATTTGATGAAGAAGTTTTACATATGCGTCAATTGTTGAAAACTAAACTTATCGATATGGATTTGTCTGTCCGTGCTCTCAATTGTTTGAAGGCTGCAGATGTAGAGACACTTGGAGATTTAGTTCAATTTAATAAGACGGACCTATTAAAATTCAGAAATTTTGGAAAGAAATCGCTTACTGAGCTTGATGATTTGCTGGAGAGTCTGAATCTTTCGTTTGGAACCGATATCTCAAAATACAAATTAGAAAAAGAATAA
- the rpsD gene encoding 30S ribosomal protein S4 produces the protein MARYTGPKSRIARKFGEGIFGADKVLSKKNYPPGQHGNSRKRKTSEYGIQLREKQKAKYTYGVLEKQFRNLFEKAESAKGITGEILLQLLEGRLDNVVFRLGIAPTRSAARQLVSHRHITVDGMVVNIPSYAVKPGQIIGVRERSKSLEVIANSLAGFNHSKYAWLEWDTTSKLGKLLHIPDRADIPENIKEQLIVELYSK, from the coding sequence ATGGCTAGATATACTGGACCAAAATCGAGAATAGCCCGTAAATTTGGTGAAGGAATTTTTGGAGCTGACAAGGTTTTATCAAAGAAAAATTATCCTCCTGGACAACATGGCAATTCTAGAAAGAGGAAGACGTCTGAGTATGGAATTCAACTTCGTGAGAAGCAAAAGGCAAAATATACTTACGGAGTTTTAGAAAAGCAATTTCGGAATTTGTTTGAGAAAGCTGAATCTGCAAAGGGTATTACTGGTGAGATTCTGCTTCAATTGCTTGAAGGACGCTTAGATAATGTTGTTTTTCGTTTAGGTATTGCTCCAACTCGCTCTGCTGCTCGTCAGCTTGTAAGCCATAGGCATATTACTGTTGATGGGATGGTTGTAAACATACCTTCATATGCAGTAAAACCTGGTCAAATTATAGGTGTTCGTGAGAGATCTAAATCGTTGGAAGTCATTGCTAATTCTCTCGCAGGATTCAATCATAGTAAATATGCTTGGTTAGAATGGGATACTACTTCAAAACTAGGTAAGTTATTGCATATTCCTGATCGTGCAGACATCCCAGAGAATATTAAAGAACAGTTGATCGTAGAGTTGTATTCTAAATAA
- the rpsK gene encoding 30S ribosomal protein S11 has protein sequence MAKKTVAAKKRNVKVDANGQLHVHSSFNNIIVSLANNEGQIISWSSAGKMGFRGSKKNTPYAAQMAAQDCAKIAFDLGLRKVKAYVKGPGNGRESAIRTIHGAGIEVTEIVDVTPLPHNGCRPPKRRRV, from the coding sequence ATGGCAAAAAAAACAGTCGCAGCGAAAAAGAGAAATGTTAAAGTAGATGCTAATGGCCAGTTACATGTGCATTCATCTTTCAACAATATTATTGTTTCTCTTGCAAATAATGAAGGGCAGATAATTTCATGGTCATCTGCAGGTAAAATGGGGTTTAGAGGCTCTAAAAAGAATACTCCTTATGCAGCTCAAATGGCTGCGCAAGATTGTGCGAAAATAGCATTCGATCTTGGTCTTAGAAAAGTGAAGGCTTATGTAAAAGGTCCAGGTAATGGACGTGAGTCTGCAATTAGAACGATTCATGGCGCAGGGATAGAAGTTACAGAAATTGTTGATGTAACGCCATTGCCTCACAATGGATGTCGCCCTCCTAAAAGGCGTAGAGTTTAA
- the rpsM gene encoding 30S ribosomal protein S13: MAIRIVGVDLPQNKRGEIALTYVYGIGRSSSAKILEKAGVDKDLKVKDWTDDQAAMIREIIGAGFKVEGDLRSEVQLNIKRLMDIGCYRGVRHRIGLPVRGQSTKNNARTRKGRKKTVANKKKATK; encoded by the coding sequence ATGGCTATAAGAATAGTTGGTGTAGATTTACCTCAGAATAAAAGAGGTGAGATAGCGTTAACCTATGTATATGGAATAGGGCGCAGTAGTTCAGCGAAAATCCTAGAAAAAGCGGGTGTTGATAAAGATCTTAAAGTTAAAGACTGGACAGATGATCAAGCTGCAATGATTCGTGAGATTATCGGAGCAGGGTTTAAAGTAGAGGGTGATCTTCGCTCTGAAGTTCAATTGAATATTAAGCGATTGATGGACATTGGTTGCTATCGTGGTGTGCGTCATCGTATTGGCTTACCTGTTAGAGGTCAGAGTACGAAGAATAATGCACGTACTCGTAAGGGCCGGAAAAAAACTGTTGCTAATAAGAAAAAAGCTACTAAATAA
- the rpmJ gene encoding 50S ribosomal protein L36 yields MKVRASLKKRTPECKIVRRNGCLYVINKKNPKYKQRQG; encoded by the coding sequence ATGAAAGTTAGAGCATCATTAAAGAAACGTACGCCGGAATGTAAGATAGTAAGACGTAATGGCTGTTTGTATGTTATCAATAAGAAAAATCCTAAGTATAAACAACGTCAAGGATAA
- the infA gene encoding translation initiation factor IF-1, producing the protein MAKQSAIEQDGIIVEALSNAMFRVELENGHEITAHISGKMRMHYIKILPGDKVRVEMSPYDLSKGRIVFRYK; encoded by the coding sequence ATGGCAAAGCAATCTGCAATAGAGCAAGATGGAATTATAGTCGAGGCATTGTCTAATGCAATGTTTCGTGTTGAATTAGAGAATGGGCATGAGATTACGGCTCATATATCTGGCAAAATGAGAATGCATTATATTAAAATTTTGCCAGGAGATAAAGTAAGAGTAGAAATGTCTCCTTATGATTTGTCTAAAGGGAGAATTGTATTTAGATATAAATAA
- the map gene encoding type I methionyl aminopeptidase: protein MIFLKTDDEIGLLRQSNLLVGRTLAEVAKLIRPGVTTWELDKIAEEYIRDNEAIPTFKGFPNQYGNPFPCSICTSVNEQVVHGIPSVNVILQEGDIISVDCGASLNGFCGDSAYTFCVGDVDAEVRELLKVTKEALYVGIQNAVQGKRIGDISYSIQQHCEAHSYGVVREFVGHGIGREMHEDPQVPNYGKRGYGTLLKKGLCIALEPMITLGNRQILLEDDGWSVRTKDRNFSAHFEHTIAITDGEAEILSTFDFIDEVLGDKAI, encoded by the coding sequence ATGATATTTCTTAAAACCGACGATGAAATAGGACTTCTTCGCCAAAGTAATTTACTTGTGGGAAGGACTTTAGCTGAAGTTGCTAAGTTGATTAGGCCTGGAGTTACTACTTGGGAACTTGATAAGATTGCAGAAGAATATATAAGGGACAATGAAGCTATTCCAACTTTTAAAGGTTTTCCCAATCAATATGGTAATCCTTTTCCTTGTTCTATCTGTACTTCTGTTAATGAACAAGTAGTTCATGGCATTCCTTCTGTGAATGTCATCTTACAGGAGGGAGATATTATATCTGTTGACTGTGGGGCCTCTTTGAATGGCTTTTGTGGTGATTCAGCTTATACTTTTTGTGTAGGTGATGTTGATGCTGAGGTTAGAGAATTGTTGAAAGTTACTAAAGAAGCTCTGTATGTAGGCATTCAGAATGCGGTTCAAGGGAAAAGGATTGGTGATATTAGCTATTCAATTCAGCAACATTGTGAAGCTCATTCTTATGGTGTTGTTCGTGAATTTGTAGGGCATGGCATAGGAAGAGAGATGCATGAAGATCCACAAGTTCCTAATTATGGGAAAAGAGGTTATGGAACTTTATTAAAAAAAGGATTATGTATTGCTCTTGAACCTATGATAACTTTGGGTAACCGTCAGATTTTGCTTGAAGATGATGGATGGTCTGTTAGAACTAAAGATCGCAATTTTTCTGCTCATTTTGAGCATACTATTGCAATCACAGATGGTGAAGCCGAAATTCTGTCTACATTTGATTTTATTGATGAGGTTTTAGGAGATAAAGCAATATAA
- the secY gene encoding preprotein translocase subunit SecY, translating to MRKAIETLKNIWKIEDLRQRILITVLFVAIYRFGSYIVLPGINPGMLTQLHQQTSEGLLALLNMFSGGAFSNASIFALGIMPYISASIVIQLLGIAVPYFQKLQREGESGRRKMNQYTRYLTIAILLVQAPSYLLNLKMQAGPSLNASLDWTLFMFTSTIILAAGSMFILWLGERITDKGIGNGISFIILVGIIARLPQSLFQELISRMTDKTGGLIMFLIEIVILLVVIAAAILLVQGTRKVPVQYAKRIVGNKQYGGARQYIPLKVNAAGVMPIIFAQAIMFIPITFIGFSNTNAGNGFIHAFTDHTSLWYNVVFGVMIVLFTYFYTAITINPTQMAEDMKRNNGFIPGIKPGKNTAEYLDDIMSRITLPGSFFLALVAIMPAFAGVFGVKAEFAQFFGGTSLLILVGVVLDTLQQIESHLLMRHYDGLLKSGRIKGRTGSGIAAY from the coding sequence ATGAGAAAAGCTATTGAAACATTAAAGAATATATGGAAGATAGAGGATCTAAGACAACGGATCCTCATCACCGTATTGTTTGTTGCAATTTACCGTTTTGGATCATATATTGTGCTTCCGGGAATAAATCCTGGGATGTTAACACAGTTGCATCAACAAACTAGTGAAGGCCTTTTGGCTTTATTGAACATGTTCTCTGGGGGAGCTTTTTCTAATGCTTCAATTTTTGCCTTAGGTATTATGCCCTATATCTCTGCTTCTATTGTGATCCAATTATTAGGAATTGCGGTTCCTTATTTTCAGAAATTACAGCGTGAGGGAGAGAGTGGCAGGAGAAAGATGAACCAATACACTCGTTATTTAACAATTGCTATATTGTTAGTACAAGCACCGTCATATCTGCTGAATCTTAAAATGCAGGCTGGCCCTTCTTTAAATGCTTCATTAGATTGGACTTTATTCATGTTCACTTCGACTATCATTTTGGCTGCCGGAAGCATGTTTATTCTTTGGCTTGGTGAAAGAATCACTGATAAGGGTATTGGTAATGGCATTTCATTCATTATTTTGGTTGGTATTATTGCACGCCTTCCCCAGTCTTTGTTCCAAGAATTAATTTCCCGTATGACAGATAAGACTGGAGGATTGATTATGTTTTTGATTGAAATCGTAATCCTTTTGGTGGTGATTGCAGCTGCTATTCTTTTAGTTCAGGGAACCCGAAAGGTTCCAGTACAATATGCTAAAAGAATTGTTGGAAACAAACAGTATGGAGGTGCGAGACAATATATCCCCTTAAAGGTAAATGCTGCAGGCGTTATGCCTATAATATTTGCTCAGGCAATTATGTTTATTCCTATAACTTTTATTGGTTTCTCTAATACGAATGCGGGAAATGGGTTTATACATGCTTTTACTGATCATACTAGTCTGTGGTATAATGTTGTTTTTGGAGTGATGATAGTATTATTTACCTATTTTTATACTGCAATAACTATTAATCCGACTCAAATGGCTGAAGATATGAAAAGAAATAATGGTTTTATTCCAGGGATAAAACCTGGCAAGAATACTGCTGAATATCTTGATGATATAATGTCTCGTATTACTTTGCCTGGTTCTTTCTTTCTTGCTTTGGTTGCAATAATGCCAGCTTTTGCAGGAGTCTTTGGTGTTAAGGCTGAGTTTGCTCAATTCTTCGGTGGCACGTCTTTGTTAATTCTTGTTGGTGTTGTTCTTGACACTTTACAACAGATAGAGAGCCATTTATTAATGCGCCATTATGATGGTTTATTAAAATCTGGTAGAATAAAGGGACGTACAGGTAGTGGGATTGCTGCATATTAA
- the rplO gene encoding 50S ribosomal protein L15 yields MNLSNLKPAEGATKTRKRIGRGSGSGLGGTSTRGHKGAKSRSGYSKKIGFEGGQMPLQRRVPKFGFKNINRIEYKAINLDAVQKLAEAKKMDKLVLNDFIEAGFISNNQLVKILGNGSLTIKLQVEAHAFSKTAVTAIEAAGGNVVKL; encoded by the coding sequence ATGAATTTAAGTAATTTAAAACCTGCTGAGGGGGCTACTAAAACGCGAAAAAGAATTGGACGTGGTTCTGGTTCTGGTTTAGGCGGCACTTCAACAAGAGGTCATAAAGGGGCAAAATCTAGATCTGGGTATTCAAAAAAGATAGGCTTTGAAGGTGGGCAGATGCCTCTTCAACGTCGTGTTCCGAAATTTGGTTTCAAGAACATAAATAGAATAGAGTATAAAGCTATTAATTTAGATGCTGTCCAGAAGCTTGCAGAAGCAAAGAAAATGGATAAGCTTGTTCTTAATGACTTTATAGAAGCGGGGTTTATTTCGAATAATCAACTAGTCAAAATTTTAGGTAATGGTTCGTTGACTATTAAACTTCAAGTAGAAGCCCATGCTTTTTCTAAAACAGCTGTTACTGCTATTGAAGCTGCAGGTGGAAATGTAGTAAAACTCTGA
- the rpmD gene encoding 50S ribosomal protein L30 yields the protein MSSIKIKQIKSRIGAPIDQKRTLDALGLRKLNRVVEHECTLSILGMVDKVKHLVTIIK from the coding sequence ATGTCATCTATAAAAATTAAACAAATTAAAAGTAGAATTGGTGCACCAATTGATCAAAAAAGAACTTTGGATGCATTAGGACTTCGCAAGCTAAACCGCGTTGTTGAGCATGAATGCACTCTTTCTATTTTAGGTATGGTAGATAAAGTTAAACATTTGGTTACTATTATTAAGTAA
- the rpsE gene encoding 30S ribosomal protein S5 has translation MSGINNKVKITNDLELKDRLVAINRVTKVTKGGRTFSFSAIVVVGNEEGIIGWGLGKAGEVTAAIAKGVESAKKNLTKIPLLKGTVPHEQFAKFGGAEVFIKPASHGTGVVAGGAMRAVLESVGITDVLAKSKGSSNPHNLVKATILALSEMRDARMVAQNRGISVEKVFRG, from the coding sequence ATGTCAGGAATTAATAATAAAGTGAAAATTACTAATGATTTAGAGTTAAAGGATAGACTAGTTGCTATTAACCGTGTTACTAAAGTGACAAAGGGTGGTAGAACATTTAGCTTTTCTGCGATTGTGGTTGTTGGCAATGAAGAAGGCATTATTGGATGGGGGCTAGGCAAAGCTGGTGAAGTAACTGCGGCAATAGCTAAAGGTGTTGAATCTGCTAAGAAAAATTTGACTAAGATTCCATTGCTGAAAGGAACAGTACCTCATGAACAATTTGCTAAATTTGGTGGTGCTGAGGTATTTATTAAGCCAGCTTCTCATGGTACAGGTGTTGTGGCAGGTGGAGCGATGCGTGCTGTTCTTGAAAGTGTTGGTATTACTGATGTTTTAGCTAAATCAAAAGGATCTTCCAATCCTCATAATTTAGTTAAGGCTACTATTCTTGCATTAAGTGAAATGCGTGATGCGAGGATGGTTGCACAAAACAGAGGGATTAGTGTCGAAAAAGTATTTAGAGGATAA
- the rplR gene encoding 50S ribosomal protein L18, which produces MTTKVERRIKIKYRVRNKISGSAERPRMSIFRSNKQIYVQIIDDLSGETLASASSLSLDGKLPKKEQAAKVGDLIAKKAQEAGILAVVFDRNGYLYHGRVKEVADAARNGGLKF; this is translated from the coding sequence ATGACAACAAAAGTAGAAAGACGAATCAAAATTAAATATAGAGTGCGTAATAAGATATCTGGCTCAGCCGAACGTCCACGTATGAGTATATTTAGGAGTAATAAGCAGATATATGTCCAGATAATCGATGATCTATCTGGTGAAACTTTGGCCTCTGCCTCATCGCTAAGTTTAGACGGTAAGTTACCGAAGAAGGAACAAGCTGCAAAAGTAGGAGATTTGATTGCGAAAAAGGCACAGGAAGCTGGGATATTAGCTGTTGTATTTGATCGCAATGGTTATTTATATCATGGGAGAGTAAAAGAAGTAGCTGATGCAGCTCGTAACGGTGGACTTAAATTTTAA
- the rplF gene encoding 50S ribosomal protein L6: protein MSRIGKLPISIPAGVVVTFKDDLVTVKGPKGELSQYINPLISVDIQSGHIVLSRQSDDKQERAFHGLYRSLIHNMVVGVSEGYKKELELVGVGYRASNNGNIIDLALGYTHNIFIQLPPEVKVETKAERNKNPLILLESCDKQLLGQVCSKIRSFRKPEPYKGKGIKFVGEEIRRKSGKSAGAK, encoded by the coding sequence ATGTCAAGAATAGGAAAATTACCCATTAGTATACCGGCAGGAGTTGTTGTAACATTTAAAGATGATTTAGTTACAGTAAAGGGTCCCAAAGGTGAGTTAAGTCAATATATTAATCCACTTATTAGTGTGGATATTCAGAGTGGCCATATTGTTTTAAGTCGTCAAAGTGATGATAAGCAAGAACGCGCTTTTCACGGTTTGTATCGTTCATTAATTCATAATATGGTTGTAGGGGTATCTGAAGGATATAAAAAAGAACTTGAATTAGTTGGCGTTGGATATCGTGCTTCTAACAATGGAAATATTATTGATTTGGCGTTAGGCTATACTCATAATATTTTCATACAACTTCCACCAGAGGTAAAGGTTGAAACAAAAGCAGAGAGAAATAAAAATCCTCTTATTCTTTTGGAATCTTGTGATAAGCAACTGCTAGGTCAAGTTTGCTCAAAGATACGTTCTTTCCGTAAGCCTGAACCTTATAAGGGTAAAGGTATTAAATTTGTTGGAGAAGAGATTCGTAGAAAGTCAGGAAAATCGGCTGGTGCTAAGTAA
- the rpsH gene encoding 30S ribosomal protein S8, which produces MTDPIADYLTRLRNAISAKHRIAEVPASNLKKEITKILFEKGYILNYKFVEDGPQGTIKVALKYDSVNKVSAIKKMERISSPGMRKYTGYKDMPRVINGLGIAIISTSKGVMTNKEAADLKIGGEVLCYVY; this is translated from the coding sequence ATGACAGATCCAATTGCAGATTATTTGACGAGACTGAGGAATGCAATTAGTGCAAAGCACAGAATTGCAGAAGTTCCCGCTTCGAATTTAAAAAAAGAAATTACTAAAATTCTTTTTGAAAAAGGCTACATCCTTAATTATAAGTTTGTAGAAGATGGGCCACAAGGTACAATAAAAGTGGCTTTAAAATATGATTCAGTTAACAAGGTTAGCGCAATCAAAAAAATGGAAAGGATATCTTCTCCAGGTATGCGAAAGTATACTGGCTATAAAGATATGCCACGTGTAATTAATGGTTTGGGTATTGCTATAATATCTACTTCCAAAGGTGTAATGACAAACAAAGAAGCGGCTGATTTGAAAATAGGTGGTGAGGTTTTGTGTTATGTATATTAA